The genomic region AGCCTTCCGTTCCAGAAAATCCAGCACAGCATCACCGCGCAGGACCATCAGCCCACTCCAGATAGCTGCATCATCAGCATGGTTGTGGGCCAGCTTAAGGTAATGGTACTGCAACAGTGGTAGGGAGGGGTGGGCAGGCAGAGGAGAGTCTTGTACCCCTGCTTTCCCTGTGGATGTGACCTGCTTATCTAGGGACACCCAGACAAAGTGACTGTCTAGAGCTGCGTAGTTCAGTATGctagccattagccacatgtagGTGGCAATTTTTAAGTTACattaattaagattaaataaaatgtacttcTTCGGTTGTACTAGCCATATAGAACATTTTTGTGACTGCAGAAAGTCCTATTGGCAGACACTGGTCTAGAGCCTTTATCTGGAAAAGGGAGAAGTATAGGAGTAGGATGGGACTGGGGTGCCAAGCCACTAGGCTCCCACTCTGCCCTAAGGTCAAGGTGGACAGGCTAGCTGGGTGCGGAGAGGCAGTCCACTCCTGCAGCCCTTGCTACCACTCCTCAGGCTGGCTGCTGGCTCCTCGCCTGCTGAGCAAAGCAGATTCCTGGAactcctatttcttttcttttcttttttttttttttttttgagacggagtctcactcttgttgcttaggctggaatgcagtggcacaatctcagctcactacacttctgccttccgagttcaagcaattctccagcctcagcttcccaagtagctgggattacagctgcccgccaccacacccagataattttttgtatttttagtagagacagggtttcactatgttggccaggctggtcttgaactcctgacctcaggtgatccacctgccttggcctcccaaagtgctgggattataggcgtgagccacctatttctctttgcattttccttcctccttctcaagACCTATTATTCTCAGAGACTTCCTGTGGTCCCTCAGACCCCCCAAGAACTCTCCAAGGACCTGTTGTGCTTCAGCATATTAAAGTCagattctgggctgggcgcggtggctcacgcctgtaatcccagcactttgggaggccgaggcaggcagattacctgaggtcaggagtttgagaccagcctgaccaacatggagaaaccctgtctctactaaaaatacaaaattagccaggcgtggtggcacatgcctgtaatcccatctacacgggaggctgcggcaggagaatcgcttgaacctgggaggcagaggttgcggtgagctgagattgcaccattgcactctagcctgggcaacaagagtgaaactctgtctctaaataaataaagccagatTCTGTTTACAAAAACACCCTTCTTCCCAAAAGTAGCAGGACAAATTGGCTGCCCCTCGGCCTGGGCTTGTGTCTTACAATAATAACATGGTCACATGCTCTCTTTCTCTAGGCTAGCCGGGACAGGGCTTCCTGAGTCCAGAGTGGGTGTGTAGGTGGTCCTGTGGGCCTCTGCAGTGGACGCAGAGGCACCTGCTTTCTGGCCTGGACTTTCCTGTCAGTTTCTCCTGCCTGTTCAGGATGTCCTGCTCAGTGCCTGTGCCTGAAGAGGCACAGAATTCAGGAGGTCTCTGTAGGGAGCTCATTGTTCACTTTCTCAGGCAAAGATAGTAAACACTGCTGCTTCCCACCGGCTTCAGGTTCTTCCTGGTGATTCTGTCCAATTTGGAGCTCCCAAACAACTGATTTGCCTCCTTGATGACGATAATTCCCAGAAAGCAGGTGATGTTAGAGACAGTGCTGGTTAGCTAGGCTCCTATTTCAACTAGGTCTCATCCTAGTTTTCTGCAGTTTGGCTGCAGGTTTCTTGCCCTTTTTTTTCATCTCAAATACTGTTTATTACATGACAGGAAACATCATTGGATAGTGAACCTATGTTTTCAAGATTGTTTGCAGTTTTTTTGATACTCTATAAGTTACTTGGTAAATACTATGGGATTCGTTTCAAAATTGTGATCACTTGTGTCTGGAGATATGTGCTTGGAGGCAGGTACATCCTCTGCTCTTTTGCTGTAGCTAAGGGTGAATTATTGTGCAGTTTAAGCACACATAGCACACATAGGCGTGGCTGATTGTTGGCCTACATGTGCCCAGGGCATTGTTTCATACATTACATCAATTCACATTCACAAGTACCCCTTGGCTACACTGGGATTTGAGTTCAGGACAGTAGGGCCTGATCCTAAAGTCAACATTTTTTTGCCCTCTTCTCCTACCACTGAATTCCCTTCCTGTTTCTTGATCCCCTTACTGaatcctcttttctctcctcatAGGCGGATGAAGACCCCATCATGGGGTTCCACCAGATGTTCCTATTAAAGAACATCAACGATGCTTGGGTTTGCACCAATGACATGTTCAGGCTCGCCCTGCACAACTTTGGCTGACCTCCTCTCAGCTAGGCACTCACGctgtttcctcctccctcctcttcccaatACTATTCCCACTCCTCCAGATGCTCCAAATATCATGCACAAATGAGCAGGGCCGCGGTGGGAGTGGGCGCAGTGCGCTGCTGCCACTGAGGTGTTGTGCATGATGTTTGGATGCTAGACTAGTTGCATCTGACGGGAGAAGTTTGTGTTGTACCAGCGCATGCCTTGGAAAGACTTAAGTAATGCAAAaggttgtccttttttttttttttttttttttttaatctactgaCAAGTTGCTCTAGTAACCcaaagaagtgaaggagaaagcagCTGCCTCACCGCCCAGACATTGATTTGTTCAGATGTTTCAATGCCTCATGATacaataaaaccacaaaaattttcTTAAcagtttaaattgttttaattagtttACTAGTTGGCTGGGCATCAGAAGCTACCCGGACCCATTGTCTCTCTCATGTTTCACCCTCCCACTTCTGCCCCAACTCTGAATACCTGTTGCAGGGAGAAACTGCTGAAGCAGCACTCCCAGCTAACCTCTCAGAAGCCGTGTAGGGCAGTTCTCTCCCACTCCGCAGGGCGACTGGTCTTTGGAAAGCAGGCAGGAAGAGCTCAGGTCTGGCCTGAAGCTTCTCTCACTGAAGCCTGTGCAGTCAGTTCTGATGCCTCCTGTGACTTCTGCTCTGGGTAGGTTCAGGGCCCTAGTAGCAGGAGAGATGATCCTGAATCCTGTTGAAGCTGGAGAGGCCTTGGCAAAATGGCTCATCACGTTCAGGCCCTCCGGGCTGAGTTGTCAGCAGTATCAAGGGAGGGGCCTGCTCTATCCCCAGAAGGATCAGGATCATATCCAGGATGCCCCACATACACCAAGCCAGGCAGAGGGCAGCTCAGCTCCTGTCCCATCTGCTTTGGATATCTTTACCCAAAGGCAGGTAACCCGAAGAGCCAGCCTCCACTGCCCACAGAGCCAGGCCCAGTTGTGTTGGAGTATAGGTCAGGAGCTGTGGAAGGAGGCAGTCTGTGAGGGACTCGCTTTAGGAGTCCTCACCCCTCAGACTGCTGCAGGACATTGCCAGGCCTCTCTCCACTTCCTTCCTCAGCATACAGACTTCATGCTATCTTCAAATTCCAGGGAGTCTTAGCTATTAGGGCAGTTTCTGCTTCTCCATTTTGGGGACAAAGGCCTTGCCCAGTACAAATCTAGCCCCTCGTCCCACAGACTTCTGGATGGTATAAACCTAGTGGCAATGTAGCAACCATAGGCTAGAACCAAACCCAAGATTTGGGTCAGTGCCCTGTTAAGGGTTTTAGGATTGGTAAGGACACCACAGCTAAATCTGACATGTAAAAGGATACCCTTCCCCTGTCCCACTACGGGTGGAGGCTAAGGACCTCCTCAGATCCCACAGATTGCCTGGTGACATTGGGCACAGGGCTGGATGGTGTGCTGTTTGAGAGGACAGCATGCTCAGGAGATTTCAGTGGGAATGATCTCTAGGCTGATGTGTATTtggggaagtgggggtggggaagaggtaGGTGCCTGCTGCCTCAAACCACCTTGTGTAAAATCTGCAATACGGCTTCTTCCATGTACCTGTGCCTGAACTGTCTGCAATAAAGAAGAATTTGTAAACTGTGGTTTCTTTCTTCCAACCTGAGGGTGCCAGGTGGGACAAGGGGATGCTGGGGGACAGTAGGGAACAATGACTGATCATTGTAGTGGGATCATCTCCCCTGCTCTTGCAATTCCTGAGTTTTATGACCTCGAGGGTAGCCTCAGGCCTTGAGTTATTCCGACCCATTCCCAAAGGGAACCTGAGGCACCTGCCAATTCAGCATATTCTGGGGGTCTGAGGGACCTTAGCATGGGCGGCTAAGTTTACCCCGTCCTAGGACCATCGGAGTCCATGCTCTGGGAGTGGGCAGGGACCTGGCGCCTTCTGAGTCGAGTAGGGCTTTGGGTGGCCCAGTGCGTGGACGCTTACTTCAGCCCCGTGGGACTTCCCTGACCTCGCGGGCACAGGGGCGGGGCCGCCGAGGGGGACTGGCTGCGGGAGAGGTTTAGGCTTCCGCCCCCAGCCCGGAACCTTTCTTCTCCGGCCCTGGCAGGTTCCGGGAGCCTCGGCTCGTGGGTGCCGGAAGTGGAGGCGGTTGGTGGGGTTGGCGGGGCTCAGCGACGCTGCGCGGGTGGCGGTTTGCGAACTGCGGGTGGACTGTGTAGTGACCGGCGTCCCGCTGTCTCGCCCCGTGGCGGGTGAACGAGGGTGCGTGGTGCGCGGTGCGCGGCGGCGGCGGAACGAACGCGGTGCGGGCGGGGCGCCCGCCGCTGGGCCCATGGCCTACTGCGCGAGCATCGACATCGAGGACGCCACGCAGCACCTGCGGGACATCCTCAAGCTGGACCGGCCCGCGGGCGGTGAGCGGGGGTTGCGGGGGTGGGCCCCAGGCGAGCTGACAAAAGGGCGGCGCGCGTCTGAACCGCCATTGGGGCCCACAGCTCCCTTAGGACTAGCTCTGGATCCTCCCGGCGGGTAAGGGTGGACGGGGATTGACTGTGCCCCTCGAAGGGCGCAGACCCCTGGGTGTGACCCCTCCCTATCTTGTCCTCAGGCTGTTCTGCCTTGTCCTTCAGCGTCTCGGTTGAAGGTGAGGCGCCTTCTCTGAATCCGCTGGGGCCCTCTGGTTTCCTGGCCCCGAGGTCTCTAGTGTTCCTGGGACTGGCCTAGCTCCTCTTCCCTTTCGCCATGGTTCAGAGGCCTGGTCTGGGCTCCGTATATGGAATTCTGGGCCCAGGCTTAAGCGCGATGCTGAAGAGCTGCCGGTCCCCCTCCATAACTTGCCCTTCTCTCTGGAATAAAGACTCCAGGCCTCCCGTTCTGAAACTGATTTCCAGGAGGAAGGTGTCCAGTCTCAATTCCGTGTTCTTTCTGGGATGAAGGCAAATCACAGACCGCACCACCCTGACTGAATTGTGCTACAAATATCTGCAAGCCCTAATTGGTTCCCATTCATTCATATTTCGCTTTGGCTCTTAATGGTACCTCAGAACTAGTCTTGCCCCCAAAGATTCCCCAAGACACAGCTAACAGGGTTGTAATATACTGTTGTCATTGAAAGAAAGGAGTGTCTCGATACTGTGATGGGCATGGGAAGGGTGGAGGCTGGTGAGTGCAGAGTGCAGGTCTGAGAGGGGAGACTGGGCTAGGTCTTGTAATGTGAACAGGGGCTTGGGTGTCAGGAAAGGCACCCAAGGCACCTATGGAGAAGCCAcctattaggaagaggaaatagcACGTGTGCAGGCACCAGTTTACTGACAGGTTTAGGGATCTCTGAAGTGGCCGGTGATGATGGTGTGGGCGTACAGTGGAGAATTGTGTTTCCTCAGATCTTGTTCTTACACCTGCTGGGAGGCCCAGACTGGCTGCTTCTGGAAGCAGGCACTGATGCTCACTAGGGGTGGATTCAACTAACCCCTACTTTCAGAAAATCCATCTGCTGCCTGAGACCACTCGGCCCTTTGTCCCAGGCCTGGAGTGTGTGCCCTCTTTACTCATGAGTTGGGCGTGGACCTCTCCTGCTGCTCAGCTGCTTTGTAGACTAGACTCCGCAGAGATTTGGTAGAGCCTGGCATGGCCAACCATGTACAGCCTGGGCCTGCTTTTTGGTTGTCCTCATGGTACCCTTCATGGAAGGGAGAGTTGTCAGCTTGTCCCTGAGCAGCTAAAGCGGCTCTGATCCGAATGAAGTGGCCTGGAGGCTTTCCTTATAACTACTTTGTTTATTGATTGGCACTTGATTCCCTTGTTTGCCAAGCAGCTCTTTCTTGTCTCCTGTTACTGGACGACCAGGTCAGAACTCAGACTATTgaggactgggcgcggtggctgacacctgtaatcccagcactttgggagaccgaggtgggtggattgcttgaggccaggagttcgagaccagcctggccaacatggtttcttaacatggtgaaaccttatctctactaaaaatataaaaattaggtgagctgtaatcccagctacttgggaggctgatgcaggagaatcccttgaacccagggggtagaggttgccgtgagccgagatcgcgccaaaaTAATTCAAAGACTGTTGTGACTGGAAActtgctgtgttctgaatgtgaaGCCCTAGGCTCCGTGCCACCTGGGGATTTTGGAA from Pan troglodytes isolate AG18354 chromosome 18, NHGRI_mPanTro3-v2.0_pri, whole genome shotgun sequence harbors:
- the NUTF2 gene encoding nuclear transport factor 2, with amino-acid sequence MGDKPIWEQIGSSFIQHYYQLFDNDRTQLGAIYIDASCLTWEGQQFQGKAAIVEKLSSLPFQKIQHSITAQDHQPTPDSCIISMVVGQLKADEDPIMGFHQMFLLKNINDAWVCTNDMFRLALHNFG